One part of the Amphiura filiformis chromosome 5, Afil_fr2py, whole genome shotgun sequence genome encodes these proteins:
- the LOC140152294 gene encoding LOW QUALITY PROTEIN: cytochrome P450 4F4-like (The sequence of the model RefSeq protein was modified relative to this genomic sequence to represent the inferred CDS: substituted 1 base at 1 genomic stop codon), with protein MGGDVGSSLRMLLSTLLFMLAVILLVKLLQMIRQRLRMEKALSDLPEAPDRHWFWGHLPKLTGDDRERRWSLEGFCFPYPKYAVLWLGPFLPMVSIYHPEAAKAILSTSEPKEDYIFDMLXPWLGDGLLLSTGKKWARNRRLLTPGFHFDVLKPYAKIFQGSANDLVSKWRKLCSHGKPVSREMFTDISLLTLDGLLKCIFSVESNCQEEKHPYIRGVVQLAQLTMERIRFLPHHIDLIYHLSYNGYKWRRATGQVHTYTKSVIQKRKDALKDPQYSRVEDRKYIDFLDILLSAKDKDGSGLTDQEIQDEVDTFMFEGHDTTASGVSWFLYNMAVRPKIQEKCRQEIDDYFQLKGTDQLEWDDMTNLPYLTMNIKESLRLSSPVPFISRRVTRDITLPDGAVIPGGSFATILLLGIHMNDAVWKDPNFFNPERFSSENTKNMPPYSFVPFSAGPRNCIGQNFALNEMKITCATLLHNFEFSYNPAVPIEMDESLIRRTKKGIHLFITPRDHRTIVRPRLTRAKTFW; from the exons ATGGGAGGCGACGTGGGCTCATCACTGAGAATGCTATTATCAACTTTGCTCTTCATGCTCGCGGTGATCCTGCTGGTTAAACTTCTTCAGATGATACGTCAGAGACTGCGTATGGAGAAGGCCTTATCAGATTTGCCGGAAGCGCCAGACAGACACTGGTTTTGGGGACATcttcctaag TTGACAGGAGATGATCGAGAGCGGAGATGGTCATTGGAAGGGTTTTGTTTTCCTTACCCGAAGTATGCTGTCTTGTGGTTAGGTCCATTCTTGCCCATGGTATCAATCTACCATCCTGAAGCAGCGAAGGCTATACTCTCTACCTCAG AACCCAAGGAAGACTATATTTTCGACATGCTTTGACCATGGTTAGGTGATGGTTTATTACTGAGCACTGGCAAGAAATGGGCTCGCAATAGAAGACTCCTCACACCAGGGTTTCATTTCGATGTTCTTAAACCCTACGCTAAAATCTTCCAAGGCTCAGCCAATGATCTAGTG AGTAAGTGGAGAAAATTATGCTCACATGGAAAACCAGTTTCGAGGGAAATGTTTACAGATATCAGTTTGCTGACTTTAGATGGGCTTCTGAAATGCATCTTTAGCGTAGAAAGTAATTGCCAAGAGGAG AAGCATCCATATATCCGTGGTGTGGTACAGTTAGCTCAGCTCACGATGGAACGCATCCGTTTCTTACCACATCACATTGATCTAATCTACCACTTGAGTTACAATGGATACAAATGGCGAAGAGCAACTGGGCAGGTTCATACCTATACAAAATCCGTGATCCAGAAACGAAAGGATGCCTTAAAAGATCCGCAATATAGTAGAGTTGAAGACAGGAAATATATCGACTTCTTAGATATTTTATTGAGTGCCAAG GACAAAGACGGCTCAGGACTTACAGATCAAGAAATTCAAGATGAAGTGGATACATTTATGTTTGAGGGTCACGATACAACAGCCAGTGGTGTATCATGGTTTCTTTATAACATGGCCGTGAGACCCAAAATACAAGAAAAGTGTCGACAAGAAATAGATGACTACTTTCAGCTAAAGGGAACCGATCAATTAGAATG GGATGATATGACCAATCTGCCTTATTTGACCATGAATATCAAGGAAAGTTTGCGTTTGAGTTCACCTGTTCCATTTATATCTCGTCGAGTAACCCGGGACATCACATTACCTGATGGCGCAGTAATTCCTGGTG GTTCATTTGCCACCATACTTTTATTAGGAATACACATGAATGATGCTGTTTGGAAAGATCCGAATTTCTTCAATCCGGAGAGATTCTCGtcagaaaacaccaaaaatatgccACCATATTCATTTGTGCCATTTTCTGCTGGACCAAG AAATTGTATTGGGCAAAATTTTGCCTTGAATGAGATGAAAATTACATGTGCAACACTCCTACACAACTTTGAGTTTTCATACAACCCAGCTGTGCCAATAGAAATGGACGAAAGTCTTATTCGCAGAACCAAGAAGGGCATCCATCTATTCATCACACCAAGAGATCATCGCACTATTGTAAGACCACGGTTAACCCGGGCTAAAACCTTTTGGTGA